One window of the Salvia splendens isolate huo1 chromosome 1, SspV2, whole genome shotgun sequence genome contains the following:
- the LOC121747704 gene encoding probable small nuclear ribonucleoprotein G isoform X2, protein MSRSGQPPDLKKQAFHYFISKSSLFARMKPTDLSLFFVLISVGTWTRSFRLNANCMVVGTLRGFDQFMNLVVDNTVEVNGNEKSDIGMVVIRGNSVVTVEALEPPINRLVLRRRRHNKNNSSLYIT, encoded by the exons ATGAGCAGATCTGGACAGCCACCGGATCTCAAGAAGCAAGCCTTTCATTACTTTATCAGTAAATCGTCGCTTTTTGCGAGAATGAAACCAACTGATCTTAGCCTTTTTTTTGTTCTCATATCGGTAGGTACATGGACAAGAAGCTTCAGA CTTAATGCCAACTGCATGGTGGTTGGAACACTGCGTGGTTTCGATCAGTTCATGAACCTGGTGGTGGACAATACTGTCGAGGTGAATGGAAATGAGAAAAGTGACATAGGCATGGTG GTAATTAGGGGTAACAGCGTGGTTACTGTGGAAGCTCTTGAGCCG cctataaataggcttgttttgAGGAGAAGAAGACACAACAAAAACAATTCTTCTCTCTACATCACTTAa
- the LOC121747704 gene encoding probable small nuclear ribonucleoprotein G isoform X1 encodes MSRSGQPPDLKKQAFHYFISKSSLFARMKPTDLSLFFVLISVGTWTRSFRLNANCMVVGTLRGFDQFMNLVVDNTVEVNGNEKSDIGMVVIRGNSVVTVEALEPPINRLVLRRRRHNKNKSSLYIT; translated from the exons ATGAGCAGATCTGGACAGCCACCGGATCTCAAGAAGCAAGCCTTTCATTACTTTATCAGTAAATCGTCGCTTTTTGCGAGAATGAAACCAACTGATCTTAGCCTTTTTTTTGTTCTCATATCGGTAGGTACATGGACAAGAAGCTTCAGA CTTAATGCCAACTGCATGGTGGTTGGAACACTGCGTGGTTTCGATCAGTTCATGAACCTGGTGGTGGACAATACTGTCGAGGTGAATGGAAATGAGAAAAGTGACATAGGCATGGTG GTAATTAGGGGTAACAGCGTGGTTACTGTGGAAGCTCTTGAGCCG cctataaataggcttgttttgAGGAGAAGAAGacacaacaaaaacaaatcTTCTCTCTACATCACTTAa
- the LOC121747704 gene encoding probable small nuclear ribonucleoprotein G isoform X3 — protein sequence MSRSGQPPDLKKQAFHYFISKSSLFARMKPTDLSLFFVLISLNANCMVVGTLRGFDQFMNLVVDNTVEVNGNEKSDIGMVVIRGNSVVTVEALEPPINRLVLRRRRHNKNKSSLYIT from the exons ATGAGCAGATCTGGACAGCCACCGGATCTCAAGAAGCAAGCCTTTCATTACTTTATCAGTAAATCGTCGCTTTTTGCGAGAATGAAACCAACTGATCTTAGCCTTTTTTTTGTTCTCATATCG CTTAATGCCAACTGCATGGTGGTTGGAACACTGCGTGGTTTCGATCAGTTCATGAACCTGGTGGTGGACAATACTGTCGAGGTGAATGGAAATGAGAAAAGTGACATAGGCATGGTG GTAATTAGGGGTAACAGCGTGGTTACTGTGGAAGCTCTTGAGCCG cctataaataggcttgttttgAGGAGAAGAAGacacaacaaaaacaaatcTTCTCTCTACATCACTTAa
- the LOC121747704 gene encoding probable small nuclear ribonucleoprotein G isoform X4: MSRSGQPPDLKKQAFHYFISKSSLFARMKPTDLSLFFVLISVGTWTRSFRLNANCMVVGTLRGFDQFMNLVVDNTVEVNGNEKSDIGMVVIRGNSVVTVEALEPVSRAQ, translated from the exons ATGAGCAGATCTGGACAGCCACCGGATCTCAAGAAGCAAGCCTTTCATTACTTTATCAGTAAATCGTCGCTTTTTGCGAGAATGAAACCAACTGATCTTAGCCTTTTTTTTGTTCTCATATCGGTAGGTACATGGACAAGAAGCTTCAGA CTTAATGCCAACTGCATGGTGGTTGGAACACTGCGTGGTTTCGATCAGTTCATGAACCTGGTGGTGGACAATACTGTCGAGGTGAATGGAAATGAGAAAAGTGACATAGGCATGGTG GTAATTAGGGGTAACAGCGTGGTTACTGTGGAAGCTCTTGAGCCGGTTAGTAGAGCACAATAA
- the LOC121747704 gene encoding probable small nuclear ribonucleoprotein G isoform X5, whose translation MDKKLQIKLNANCMVVGTLRGFDQFMNLVVDNTVEVNGNEKSDIGMVVIRGNSVVTVEALEPPINRLVLRRRRHNKNKSSLYIT comes from the exons ATGGACAAGAAGCTTCAGA TAAAGCTTAATGCCAACTGCATGGTGGTTGGAACACTGCGTGGTTTCGATCAGTTCATGAACCTGGTGGTGGACAATACTGTCGAGGTGAATGGAAATGAGAAAAGTGACATAGGCATGGTG GTAATTAGGGGTAACAGCGTGGTTACTGTGGAAGCTCTTGAGCCG cctataaataggcttgttttgAGGAGAAGAAGacacaacaaaaacaaatcTTCTCTCTACATCACTTAa
- the LOC121747742 gene encoding rho GTPase-activating protein 5-like → MTEIVHSPSQQLPSTSQQNVVNADFYSRGCEIGEEGDDELPVLAVFLSVFRKSLAGCRSRSGIQEHAIMEIGGPTNVRHVAHVTFDRFNGFLGLPVEFEPQLPRRPPSASTRVFGVSTESMQLSSDGKGNCVPTILLMMQRRLYTQRGLESEGIFRINPENGQEEYVREQLNNGLIPDDIDVHCLAGLIKAWFRELPKGVLDCVEAEQVMQAQSEEVCAHLVSLLPPTEAALLDWVINLMSDVAELEHLNKMNARNIAMVFAPNMTQMSDPMTALMYAVQVINFLKTLIVKTLRQRKEDSVVECGSVMHHKNKGESEIREEEDGKGKGHFGDMLSNSSSSVEVEGGRNQPRLQPRSLKKGAKRNTSQSEIYQAASAGDRNKQANVFRRANSCTGPREAWR, encoded by the exons ATGACAGAGATAGTACATTCCCCATCTCAACAGCTGCCCTCCACCTCACAACAGAATGTTGTCAATGCTGATTTTTACAGCAGGGGTTGTGAAATAGGAGAAGAAGGGGATGATGAGCTGCCTGTTTTAGCTGTTTTCTTGAGTGTTTTTAGGAAATCATTGGCTGGGTGCAGAAGCAGGAGTGGAATTCAAGAACATGCGATAATGGAGATTGGTGGCCCTACCAATGTTAGGCATGTTGCTCATGTCACCTTTGATAGGTTTAATGGCTTTCTTGGCCTCCCTGTTGAGTTTGAACCTCAGCTTCCTAGAAGGCCTCCTAGTGCCAG TACTCGAGTGTTTGGAGTTTCAACAGAGTCGATGCAGCTATCTTCCGATGGAAAAGGCAACTGTGTGCCTACCATCCTACTCATGATGCAACGGCGCCTCTACACACAGAGAGGCCTCGAGTCTGAAGGAATCTTCCGAATCAATCCAGAAAATGGACAGGAAGAGTATGTGAGGGAACAGCTAAACAATGGATTGATCCCAGATGACATCGACGTTCACTGTTTAGCAGGTCTCATCAAG GCTTGGTTCAGAGAGCTTCCGAAAGGGGTGCTGGATTGTGTGGAGGCGGAGCAGGTGATGCAGGCGCAGTCGGAGGAAGTGTGCGCTCACCTTGTTAGCCTCCTTCCGCCTACAGAAGCAGCGTTGCTGGATTGGGTGATCAATCTGATGAGCGACGTTGCTGAGTTAGAGCATCTCAACAAGATGAATGCACGAAACATCGCAATGGTTTTTGCTCCAAATATGACTCAG ATGTCTGATCCTATGACAGCGTTGATGTACGCCGTCCAAGTCATCAACTTCCTCAAGACTCTGATTGTCAAAACCCTGAGACAGAGGAAGGAGGACTCTGTGGTGGAATGTGGTTCGGTGATGCATCACAAGAACAAAGGCGAAAGTGAAATACGGGAGGAGGAAGATGGAAAAGGAAAAGGCCATTTTGGTGATATGCTAagcaacagcagcagcagcgttgAAGTTGAAGGCGGAAGAAACCAACCGAGATTGCAGCCAAGAAGTTTGAAGAAAGGAGCAAAGAGAAACACTAGTCAATCAGAGATTTACCAGGCCGCAAGTGCAGGTGACAGAAACAAACAAGCGAACGTGTTTAGGCGTGCAAATTCATGCACAGGGCCGAGGGAAGCATGGCGATGA